In Spinacia oleracea cultivar Varoflay chromosome 5, BTI_SOV_V1, whole genome shotgun sequence, a single window of DNA contains:
- the LOC110783265 gene encoding uncharacterized protein translates to MEKFPVIDLEPYLELERSGNGNSDEMKRLCMEVSRTLKETGALLVKDPRCSAQDNDRFLDMMENYFQQPPDFKRLQERPLLHYQVGVTPEGVEVPRSLVDAEMQEKLKAMPSEYQPSTPTGPDPKWRYMWRIGPRPSNTSFKELNAEPVIPQGFPEWKDTMDSWGLKMISAVNVVAEMAAIGFGLPKDAFTSLMNQGPHLLAPTGSDLHHYGKEGTVFAGYHYDLNFLTIHGRSRFPGLNIWLRNGEKVEVKVPIGCLLIQTGKQIEWLTAGECIAGMHEVVVTKRTLEAIRLASEQSRSLWRVSSTLFAHVASDAVLKPLGHFSNSALASTYPLMCAGEFVEKELAVINLKGNSPP, encoded by the exons ATGGAGAAGTTTCCGGTAATAGATCTGGAGCCGTACTTGGAATTGGAGAGAAGCGGGAATGGGAATTCCGATGAAATGAAGAGGTTGTGTATGGAGGTTAGCCGGACATTGAAGGAGACGGGAGCTTTACTGGTAAAAGATCCCAGATGTTCTGCGCAAGACAACGACCGTTTCCTTGATATGATGGAGAATTATTTTCAGCAACCTCCCGATTTTAAGCGCCTTCAAGAACGCCCTCTTTTGCATTATCAG GTTGGAGTTACTCCAGAAGGAGTTGAAGTCCCCCGGAGTTTGGTGGATGCAGAAATGCAAGAAAAGCTAAAAGCTATGCCGTCCGAGTATCAGCCTTCGACTCCAACAGGGCCTGATCCTAAGTGGAGATATATGTGGAGGATCGGTCCTCGCCCATCTAATACCAGCTTTAAGGAATTGAATGCTGAGCCTGTTATTCCGCAGGGATTCCCAGAATGGAAAGATACCATGGATTCATGGGGTCTCAAAATGATATCAGCTGTTAATGTTGTGGCTGAGATGGCGGCTATTGGATTTGGCTTGCCTAAGGATGCTTTCACTTCTCTCATGAACCAG GGGCCTCATCTTCTTGCTCCAACTGGGAGTGACCTTCATCATTATGGGAAGGAGGGGACTGTCTTTGCAGGGTATCACTACGACCTTAACTTCTTAACTATCCATGGGAGGAGTAGGTTTCCAGGACTGAACATTTGGCTCAGAAATGGGGAAAAGGTGGAAGTTAAAGTTCCCATTGGATGTCTTCTTATTCAGACCGGAAAACAG ATAGAATGGTTGACTGCTGGCGAATGCATTGCTGGCATGCATGAGGTTGTCGTGACTAAAAGGACTCTTGAAGCAATTAGATTAGCATCTGAACAAAGTCGCAGTCTATGGAGGGTATCTTCAACT TTGTTTGCACACGTAGCGTCAGATGCTGTCCTGAAGCCGTTAGGCCATTTTTCCAACTCTGCTCTTGCAAGTACGTATCCTCTCATGTGTGCTGGGGAATTTGTTGAAAAAGAGCTTGCGGTGATTAATCTGAAAGGAAATTCTCCACCGTAG
- the LOC110781330 gene encoding uncharacterized protein → MPGDGTHIVPTPLAGSDSDLRVSALISYEQGDWDTDVLDATFMPEDRTKVLTILLSRSFPSDNRYWWPNSNDKYTVRTGYWLGRLGCLEAWNMFHGETGSKLVWGLSGPPKLHHFLRRACKGSLGTMEVLHRRHVRPSPQCGVCEQHEETINHSLFECKHASLIWTHSEFAALLEEAPTESFATRFRWFADQLTRDRMQTFAFLVWAAWLCRNKACFEPTTSLDAISVAAGFVKLNDDYCSYNVKVIKNAPGVLPFCSEASWYPPPNDTVKVNVDAHIMKDIGVSFGVAIRDGAGSLILEAVKRMNAQWQPEMGEAGAVRYGLEVARRFGFEKVVLECDATSVVRTLHSKEEGDAPIFFIFDDIRRLSYAFSSFMCNSC, encoded by the coding sequence ATGCCCGGAGATGGAACACACATTGTACCAACGCCATTGGCTGGGAGTGACTCGGATTTGCGTGTTAGTGCATTGATTAGTTATGAGCAGGGCGACTGGGATACTGATGTTTTGGACGCTACTTTTATGCCAGAAGATCGAACAAAGGTGCTCACAATCCTACTATCCCGCTCTTTTCCTAGCGACAATCGTTATTGGTGGCCAAATTCGAATGACAAATATACGGTGAGGACTGGTTATTGGCTAGGGAGGCTAGGATGTCTGGAGGCGTGGAATATGTTTCATGGGGAAACAGGTTCGAAGCTGGTATGGGGGCTGAGTGGTCCACCGAAATTGCACCATTTCTTACGGAGAGCATGTAAGGGAAGTTTGGGGACCATGGAGGTACTGCACAGGAGACATGTCCGACCTTCACCACAATGTGGGGTCTGCGAGCAACATGAGGAAACCATCAACCACTCTTTGTTCGAGTGTAAACATGCGTCGCTAATTTGGACTCATAGCGAGTTCGCGGCACTATTGGAAGAAGCACCTACTGAGTCTTTTGCCACAAGGTTTCGATGGTTTGCAGATCAGTTAACAAGGGATAGGATGCAAACCTTTGCGTTCCTTGTGTGGGCGGCTTGGCTCTGTCGAAATAAAGCTTGCTTCGAGCCGACGACGAGTCTGGACGCGATTAGTGTAGCTGCGGGTTTCGTAAAACTCAATGACGATTATTGCAGCTATAATGTGAAGGTAATTAAGAATGCCCCTGGAGTCTTGCCTTTCTGCTCGGAAGCTAGTTGGTATCCCCCACCAAATGATACAGTGAAGGTGAACGTCGATGCGCATATAATGAAAGATATAGGGGTGAGCTTCGGAGTGGCTATCCGTGATGGGGCCGGAAGCCTTATACTGGAAGCAGTGAAGAGAATGAATGCACAGTGGCAGCCGGAGATGGGGGAAGCTGGTGCGGTCAGGTACGGGCTAGAGGTGGCACGGAGATTTGGCTTCGAAAAGGTGGTTCTTGAGTGCGACGCAACCAGTGTGGTCCGAACTCTACACAGCAAAGAAGAAGGTGATGCGCCAATATTTTTTATCTTTGACGATATTAGAAGGTTAAGTTATGcttttagctcttttatgtgTAACTCATGTTAG
- the LOC110783241 gene encoding uncharacterized protein, with translation MEIDADEKDKGLVLLKQGAEARVFESTFVGRKSIVKERFSKKYRHPTLDSKLTLKRLNAEARCMTKARKLGVTTPVLFSVDPVLHTLIFEFVEGPMVKDLFLEFGSNGIVEERLQDIATQIGNSIAKLHDGGLIHGDLTTSNMLIRKDTNQLVLIDFGLSFTSTLPEDKAVDLYVLERALISMHSSCGNVMEKVLAAYRKSSKQWCSTTNKLAQVRQRGRKRSMVG, from the exons ATGGAGATAGATGCTGATGAAAAAGACAAGGGTCTCGTTCTGCTGAAGCAAGGTGCCGAAGCT AGAGTTTTCGAGTCAACCTTTGTTGGAAGGAAGTCTATTGTAAAAGAAAGATTTTCAAAGAAGTATAGGCATCCAACACTGGACTCGAAGCTTACACTTAAGCGCTTGAACGCA GAAGCTAGGTGCATGACAAAAGCTAGAAAACTAGGAGTTACAACTCCAGTTCTATTCTCAGTGGACCCTGTATTACATACTCTAATATTTGAGTTTGTGGAGGGCCCTATGGTTAAGGACCTATTTCTCGAGTTTGGTTCAAATGGAATTGTTGAAGAACGCTTACAGGATATCGCAACACAAATAGGGAACTCTATTGCAAAACTTCATGATGGTGGCCTTATTCATGGTGATTTGACAACCTCAAACATGCTAATTCGTAAGGATACCAATCAACTG GTGCTAATTGACTTTGGTTTGAGCTTCACATCTACTTTACCAGAAGACAAAGCAGTGGACTTGTACGTACTTGAAAGGGCATTGATATCTATGCACTCTTCTTGCGGAAATGTG ATGGAAAAGGTGCTTGCTGCATACAGGAAATCCTCGAAGCAGTGGTGTTCTACAACAAACAAGTTAGCTCAAG TTAGACAGAGAGGTAGAAAACGCAGCATGGTTGGGTAA
- the LOC110782194 gene encoding CST complex subunit STN1, with amino-acid sequence MSNRSNKPPSNYDASIDPNNVNSLLNINVKLLAFDLNSLTQPNSLSSSSSRDPNFLYRKGVPISRVEAFGVVVTRDFKPDKFLRFSIDDGTGCIQCILWLNQLTSSYFSRRCPSDVHSIAQMANVHSTRVQLGVSARVRGRVSGFRGSVQVTVDDVVEERDPNYETLHLLDCINLARKRYDVLSYKK; translated from the coding sequence ATGTCAAATCGATCAAACAAGCCACCATCAAACTACGATGCCTCAATCGACCCGAATAATGTCAATAGTCTTCTCAACATCAATGTTAAACTCCTTGCATTCGACCTCAACTCTTTAACCCAAcccaattctctctcctcctcttctTCCCGGGACCCGAATTTCTTGTACCGCAAAGGGGTCCCAATATCTCGGGTCGAAGCATTTGGTGTCGTCGTAACCCGGGACTTCAAACCCGACAAATTCCTTAGGTTTTCCATTGATGATGGCACTGGTTGTATCCAATGTATACTCTGGCTTAATCAATTGACTTCTTCGTACTTTTCTCGGCGATGCCCATCAGATGTTCACTCAATTGCGCAAATGGCAAATGTTCATTCTACCCGAGTTCAACTCGGCGTTAGTGCCCGGGTTCGTGGCCGGGTTTCGGGTTTTCGTGGTTCGGTTCAGGTTACGGTGGATGATGTGGTGGAGGAGAGAGATCCCAATTATGAGACCTTGCATTTGTTGGATTGTATTAACTTGGCTCGAAagcgttatgatgttctgtccTACAAGAAATGA
- the LOC110783273 gene encoding protein LIM1 → MKLYLCKGKAFVSLVVVLLIMTVMVRKGEGHTCGNTFFSALVQLIPCRTSVSPFSPVPPSQTCCNAIKTLGQPCLCVLVNGPPISGVDRSMALQLPDKCATNFDPCELARK, encoded by the exons ATGAAGCTATACCTTTGCAAGGGAAAGGCTTTTGTTTCTTTGGTAGTCGTGTTGTTAATCATGACAGTGATGGTACGGAAGGGCGAAGGGCACACGTGTGGGAATACGTTCTTCTCGGCACTGGTGCAGCTAATACCATGCAGGACATCTGTTTCTCCGTTTAGCCCTGTCCCACCAAGCCAGACATGCTGCAACGCCATCAAAACTCTTGGACAGCCTTGTTTGTGTGTGCTTGTTAATGGCCCTCCTATATCTGGTGTTGATCGAAGCATGGCCTTGCAGCTTCCTGACAAGTGCGCCACCAATTTTGATCCAT GCGAATTAGCAAGGAAGTAA